The following coding sequences lie in one Victivallis lenta genomic window:
- a CDS encoding citrate synthase, translating into MNESPEFVTLQIEDKMVRLPVVVGSEGEKAIDIANLRRETGYVTLDPSFMNTAACYSQITYIDGEKGILRYRGIPIEDLVKKTMFVEVAYLLVHGELPTEDERQKFSELLNVNSMLHEDMRHFFDHFPAGAHPMHILSTMINALAAFYPNVDLKSMADDIDVSTARLISIVRTMAAFAYKKSIGDPVVYPRHDLSYCANFLNMMFDSPVKPYQIHPEAVRILNILFILHADHEQNCSTTTVRTVGSAQVNLYATISAGISALSGPLHGGANQEVIEMLKLIQADGNVRKFIDMAKDRNNPFRLMGFGHRVYKTYDPRAAIIKKECHAYLEKTNYSDPLLDVARQVEEVALTDPYFIERNLYPNVDFYTGILYRALGIPENMFTVMFALARLPGWVAHWKEMIGGTTKIVRPRQVYIGKTPAETAEVLARRELLN; encoded by the coding sequence ATGAACGAGAGTCCCGAATTTGTGACGCTTCAGATCGAAGACAAAATGGTGCGGCTGCCGGTCGTGGTCGGCTCCGAGGGCGAAAAGGCGATCGACATCGCGAATCTGCGCCGGGAAACCGGTTATGTCACACTCGACCCGAGTTTTATGAACACAGCGGCCTGCTACAGCCAGATCACGTATATCGACGGGGAAAAAGGCATTCTGCGCTATCGCGGCATTCCGATCGAGGATCTGGTCAAGAAAACCATGTTCGTCGAGGTCGCGTACCTGCTCGTTCACGGGGAACTGCCGACCGAGGATGAACGTCAGAAATTCTCCGAACTCCTGAACGTGAATTCGATGCTGCACGAGGATATGCGCCATTTCTTCGACCACTTTCCGGCCGGAGCGCACCCGATGCACATCCTCTCGACGATGATCAACGCCCTGGCGGCCTTCTATCCGAACGTGGACCTCAAATCGATGGCCGACGACATCGACGTGTCGACCGCGCGGCTGATCTCGATCGTCCGCACCATGGCGGCGTTCGCCTACAAGAAGTCGATCGGCGACCCGGTGGTCTACCCGCGGCACGACCTTTCGTACTGCGCGAACTTCCTGAACATGATGTTCGACTCGCCGGTGAAGCCGTACCAGATCCACCCCGAAGCGGTGCGGATTCTGAACATTCTCTTCATCCTGCACGCCGATCACGAACAGAACTGTTCGACGACGACCGTCCGCACGGTCGGCAGCGCGCAGGTGAACTTGTACGCAACGATCTCGGCCGGTATTTCGGCGCTTTCCGGTCCGCTGCACGGCGGCGCGAACCAGGAAGTCATCGAAATGCTGAAGCTGATCCAGGCCGACGGCAACGTCCGCAAATTCATCGACATGGCGAAAGACCGCAACAACCCGTTCCGGCTGATGGGCTTCGGGCACCGGGTCTACAAAACCTACGATCCGCGCGCCGCGATCATCAAGAAGGAGTGCCATGCCTACCTCGAAAAGACGAATTACAGCGATCCGCTGCTCGATGTGGCGCGCCAGGTCGAAGAGGTCGCTCTGACCGATCCGTATTTCATCGAGCGGAACCTCTACCCGAACGTCGATTTCTACACCGGAATCCTCTATCGGGCTCTCGGCATCCCCGAGAACATGTTCACGGTGATGTTCGCCCTCGCCCGCCTGCCGGGCTGGGTCGCGCACTGGAAGGAGATGATCGGCGGAACGACGAAAATCGTGCGGCCGCGCCAGGTCTATATCGGCAAGACCCCGGCGGAGACCGCCGAAGTCCTGGCCCGGCGCGAACTGCTGAACTGA
- a CDS encoding alkaline phosphatase: MRIFTLVLFAALLAGRLPAADIRPLDLSSGANSAFADETADDRRGGWTDQGANDLRLLKSGVQTLGGVPFSILDDGRSGGKSCIVLAAAENRNYLPKQARVELSEPLSGRKLYLLHAGAWLNPKKNLVGRLTVEYADGRTKEFRIRAGRDVADWWSNAGEKNAVRIWSVYNNNSQVSLYGSRFDLDEKPVKAVRFDAGEDAVWMVAAASIGDAVSLKPIYVKKELRGTYPAPEPVDAAELAEYPRTGTPKNIIFIIGDGMGQGAVKFAGLHAHARPQSLVMEQLPVNGMALTYSANSPVTDSAASGTALSSGYKTNNGFVGMTPEKEALRSIAEEARDSGRSVGIITTDSLTGATPAAFSAHVPSRGMASEIAADQLGTNYQLLIGNGIRAYLPEAEKGSRKDGRSIVDEFIGKGYIRIDSLDSFRNAEKLPVFGFIDGWQQDTKLLSQIAAEAFERLSANPKGFFIMIEGHFPDYGGHGNNPELSANGPLMVDFTVRAALDFAKRNSDTLIVVTADHETGGLYCAPNYRDPQRPFIHYTTQSHTGAPVPVFAFGPGSDRFSGVIENIAIPSTMAELWKLPLHRPVVK; encoded by the coding sequence ATGCGCATTTTTACACTCGTTCTCTTCGCCGCCCTGCTGGCCGGAAGGCTCCCCGCGGCGGACATCCGGCCGCTCGATCTCTCGTCGGGCGCCAATTCCGCATTTGCCGATGAGACGGCCGACGACCGCAGAGGCGGCTGGACCGACCAGGGGGCCAATGACCTGCGGCTGCTGAAATCCGGCGTGCAGACGCTGGGCGGCGTTCCGTTCTCCATTCTCGACGACGGCAGGAGCGGCGGAAAATCCTGCATCGTGCTTGCCGCCGCCGAAAACCGGAACTACCTGCCGAAGCAGGCGCGGGTCGAACTTTCCGAGCCGCTCTCCGGCAGGAAGCTTTATCTGCTGCATGCCGGGGCCTGGCTGAACCCGAAGAAGAATCTGGTCGGCCGGCTGACCGTCGAGTATGCGGACGGCAGGACGAAAGAGTTCCGCATCCGCGCCGGCCGCGACGTCGCCGACTGGTGGAGCAACGCCGGCGAAAAAAACGCGGTCCGGATCTGGAGCGTCTACAACAACAACTCCCAGGTTTCGCTGTACGGCTCGCGGTTCGACCTCGATGAAAAGCCGGTGAAAGCGGTCCGGTTCGATGCCGGGGAAGACGCGGTCTGGATGGTCGCGGCCGCCTCGATCGGCGATGCGGTCTCCCTGAAGCCGATCTACGTGAAGAAAGAGCTGCGCGGCACCTATCCGGCGCCGGAGCCGGTCGATGCGGCCGAACTTGCGGAATATCCGCGCACCGGCACGCCGAAGAACATCATCTTCATCATCGGCGACGGCATGGGGCAGGGGGCGGTCAAGTTCGCCGGGCTCCACGCCCACGCCAGACCGCAGTCGCTGGTCATGGAGCAGCTGCCGGTGAACGGCATGGCGCTGACTTATTCCGCCAACAGCCCGGTGACCGACTCGGCCGCGAGCGGAACCGCGCTTTCGAGCGGATACAAAACCAACAACGGCTTTGTCGGCATGACGCCGGAGAAGGAGGCGCTCCGTTCCATCGCGGAAGAGGCGCGCGACTCCGGCCGTTCGGTCGGCATCATCACGACCGATTCGCTGACCGGTGCGACTCCGGCTGCTTTTTCCGCCCACGTCCCGAGCCGCGGCATGGCGTCCGAAATCGCTGCCGACCAGCTCGGCACGAACTATCAGCTTCTGATCGGGAACGGCATCAGGGCGTATCTGCCCGAGGCTGAAAAGGGCAGCCGCAAGGACGGGCGCAGCATCGTCGACGAGTTCATCGGGAAGGGATATATCCGGATCGACAGCCTCGACAGCTTCCGCAATGCGGAGAAGCTTCCGGTTTTCGGCTTCATCGACGGCTGGCAGCAGGATACGAAGCTGCTTTCGCAGATTGCCGCCGAGGCGTTCGAACGGCTTTCGGCCAACCCGAAGGGATTCTTCATCATGATCGAGGGGCATTTTCCGGACTACGGCGGCCACGGCAACAACCCCGAGCTCAGTGCGAACGGTCCCCTCATGGTCGATTTCACGGTCAGGGCCGCGCTCGATTTCGCAAAGCGGAACAGCGACACGCTGATTGTGGTGACGGCCGACCATGAGACCGGCGGCCTTTACTGCGCCCCGAATTACCGCGACCCGCAGCGGCCGTTCATCCACTACACGACGCAGAGCCACACCGGGGCCCCTGTGCCGGTTTTCGCCTTCGGTCCCGGTTCCGACCGGTTCTCGGGCGTCATCGAGAACATCGCGATCCCGAGCACGATGGCCGAACTCTGGAAGCTGCCGCTGCATCGTCCCGTCGTGAAGTAA
- a CDS encoding LacI family DNA-binding transcriptional regulator, which produces MASDINQLAKKCGVSKATISRVFTGRARVSEAIRTKVLAAARELNYRPQQVMARDCVAIIVADAPSPQRRTSFSERLLTSAVFEITRRNLLTEVIPVKELPKLYDSYTKAVLLLLSEPEIEEHRGEFERLSMPIVTVNKQYAFSSSVNTDHGQGVTLALEHLYSYGHRRIGLTVDRVENQAGRERIGAYRAFAAARVLPELPIGHFRDLDVEDSCRELDRVLAEKPTALVVCGESVALQAAYELKKRNYRIPEDISLITSELTDICCWMTPELTTINQNLDALAAETVAQLLARIRAPHSPRANSWLPTALIVRNSVGRWNG; this is translated from the coding sequence ATGGCGAGCGACATCAATCAGCTTGCGAAGAAGTGCGGGGTCTCCAAAGCGACGATTTCGCGCGTGTTCACCGGGCGCGCCCGGGTCAGCGAGGCGATCCGGACGAAGGTGCTGGCCGCCGCGCGTGAGCTGAATTACCGGCCGCAGCAGGTCATGGCGCGCGACTGCGTGGCGATCATCGTGGCCGATGCGCCGAGCCCGCAGCGGCGCACGAGCTTTTCGGAGCGGCTGCTGACCTCCGCGGTCTTCGAGATCACGCGGCGCAATCTCCTGACCGAGGTGATTCCGGTGAAGGAGCTGCCGAAGCTTTATGACAGTTACACGAAGGCGGTCCTGCTGCTGCTTTCGGAGCCGGAGATCGAGGAGCACCGCGGGGAGTTCGAACGCCTCTCGATGCCGATCGTCACGGTCAACAAGCAGTATGCTTTCAGCAGCTCGGTCAACACCGACCACGGGCAGGGGGTCACGCTGGCGCTCGAGCATCTTTATTCGTACGGGCACCGCCGGATCGGGCTGACGGTCGACCGGGTCGAAAATCAGGCCGGGCGCGAGCGCATCGGCGCTTACCGGGCCTTTGCGGCGGCGCGTGTTCTGCCCGAGCTGCCGATCGGGCATTTCCGCGACCTCGACGTCGAGGACTCCTGCCGGGAGCTCGACCGGGTCCTGGCGGAGAAGCCGACCGCGCTGGTCGTCTGCGGCGAGAGCGTGGCGCTCCAGGCCGCCTATGAGCTGAAGAAGCGCAACTACCGGATTCCGGAGGATATTTCGCTGATCACTTCGGAATTGACTGACATCTGCTGCTGGATGACGCCGGAGCTGACCACGATCAATCAGAATCTCGATGCGCTGGCGGCGGAGACGGTCGCCCAGCTTCTGGCCCGGATCCGGGCGCCGCACTCCCCGCGGGCCAACAGCTGGCTGCCGACTGCGCTGATCGTCCGGAACAGCGTCGGCAGGTGGAATGGATAA
- a CDS encoding DNA/RNA non-specific endonuclease, with amino-acid sequence MATRKRAAAGKSGAAPRKKAASAGKKAPKRKHPLLKLFSFLAFLTAATGAGLWQIGEKYADSLPYYQQLRAQAYFLKDRLLMVPDPTISIRTPEDALNSPYDNLSLGVPGMTDAVIDRRGYALGYSEQYEQPLWVAYTLTAEEVLEKTVSRTDDFRVDPYISTGSARAEDYAKSGFDRGHLAPAADMGWARKAMSESFYYSNMSPQQPEFNRGIWKKLEEKVRDWAVDHGEIHVVTGPVFARSNKVIGRNNVAVPQACYKVVYAPKAKPPAMIGFILPNAGSDRKLYEFAVSVDTVESVTGLSFFTAVDGNLRRRLASGYDIDAWKWTPNRQ; translated from the coding sequence ATGGCGACACGAAAACGCGCGGCGGCCGGGAAATCCGGCGCCGCGCCGCGAAAGAAGGCCGCTTCGGCCGGAAAAAAGGCGCCGAAGCGGAAGCATCCGCTGCTGAAGCTGTTCAGCTTTCTGGCCTTCCTGACGGCCGCGACCGGTGCCGGTCTCTGGCAGATCGGGGAGAAGTACGCCGACAGCCTGCCGTACTACCAGCAGCTCCGGGCGCAGGCGTATTTCCTGAAGGACCGGCTCCTGATGGTGCCGGACCCGACCATTTCGATCAGAACGCCGGAGGATGCGCTCAACTCCCCGTACGATAATCTGTCGCTCGGCGTGCCGGGTATGACCGACGCCGTCATCGACCGGCGAGGCTATGCGCTCGGCTACTCCGAGCAGTATGAGCAGCCGCTCTGGGTCGCCTACACGCTGACTGCGGAGGAAGTGCTCGAGAAAACCGTTTCCCGGACCGACGACTTTCGGGTCGATCCCTACATTTCGACCGGCTCGGCCCGGGCCGAGGATTATGCGAAGAGCGGCTTCGACCGCGGCCATCTCGCCCCCGCCGCCGATATGGGCTGGGCGCGGAAGGCGATGTCGGAGAGCTTTTACTACTCGAATATGTCCCCGCAGCAGCCCGAATTCAACCGCGGCATCTGGAAGAAGCTCGAAGAGAAGGTGCGCGACTGGGCGGTCGATCACGGTGAAATCCATGTCGTCACCGGGCCGGTGTTCGCCCGTTCAAACAAGGTGATCGGGCGCAATAACGTCGCGGTGCCGCAGGCCTGCTACAAGGTCGTCTACGCGCCGAAGGCGAAGCCGCCGGCCATGATCGGCTTCATTCTCCCGAACGCCGGAAGCGACCGGAAGCTGTACGAGTTCGCGGTTTCGGTCGATACGGTGGAATCGGTCACCGGGCTCAGCTTCTTCACCGCCGTCGACGGCAATCTGCGCAGGCGGCTCGCCTCCGGTTACGATATCGATGCGTGGAAATGGACGCCGAACCGGCAGTGA
- a CDS encoding metallophosphoesterase family protein: protein MKILHFSDPHAGGPAEDWMAYIDKRWVGVFNYRFRRQFRHDLTKLARAVEYILDAKPDLAVCTGDLTSSGQPGEFEKVRPILAPLRDSKIPLLYLPGNHDCYVKRPKCVAAVREMTEYLSRGDYRFTDLPLTRVYGGLEFLLLNTSRPSNLLCSWGFVSRQDSAWVEKVCSEPKTMPRILVSHYPMIEEHPLLRTRHRLFGQKKILELMKSREIDLSLCGHVHKPYLKVDPTGRGECCAGSVTRNGSMVEIDYSPESRNFTFHTINL from the coding sequence ATGAAAATCCTCCATTTTTCCGATCCGCACGCCGGAGGTCCCGCCGAGGACTGGATGGCCTATATCGACAAACGCTGGGTCGGCGTGTTCAACTACCGCTTCCGGCGGCAGTTCCGGCACGATCTGACCAAGCTCGCCCGTGCGGTCGAATATATCCTTGACGCGAAGCCGGATCTGGCCGTCTGTACCGGCGACCTGACCAGCTCCGGCCAGCCCGGCGAATTCGAAAAGGTCCGTCCGATTCTCGCGCCGCTGCGCGATTCGAAGATTCCGCTGCTGTATCTGCCCGGCAACCACGACTGTTATGTGAAGCGCCCGAAGTGCGTGGCGGCGGTGCGGGAGATGACCGAATATCTGTCGCGCGGCGACTACCGCTTCACGGATCTGCCGCTGACGCGGGTTTACGGCGGGCTTGAATTCCTGCTGCTCAACACGAGCCGTCCGTCGAACCTGCTCTGTTCGTGGGGATTCGTCTCCCGGCAGGATTCGGCGTGGGTTGAGAAGGTCTGCTCGGAACCGAAGACGATGCCGCGCATTCTGGTATCGCACTATCCGATGATCGAGGAGCATCCGCTCCTGCGGACGCGTCATCGGCTGTTCGGGCAGAAGAAGATCCTCGAACTCATGAAATCGCGCGAGATCGACCTGTCGCTCTGCGGGCACGTCCACAAGCCGTATCTGAAGGTCGATCCGACCGGCCGCGGCGAGTGCTGCGCCGGCTCGGTCACCCGGAACGGCAGCATGGTCGAGATCGATTATTCTCCCGAAAGCCGGAATTTCACATTTCACACCATCAATCTTTAA
- a CDS encoding helix-turn-helix transcriptional regulator encodes MFSGNFPEPFIVFRTIGAPAGERFGVGVMDKSGLSSDYTNRAHPGYVLVLLLRGRGVYRTAEGDAFALEPGSVFQRFRGVPHTTEVDPSSNWLECFIELGESVAALLANYALADPAEPVRRISPVSSLVDRFTGLGESFRTASDAELLRQLPSIVELAMLCLGGKEEPAPRGIPRELIAAACALLGRDFRRPVDLGEFCRRNGCGYENFRKRFKAELGISPHRYRIRRRLDAACALLIRPELSIGEIAERLGYASQYEFSAQFKRYMGCPPSGYRQ; translated from the coding sequence ATGTTTTCCGGTAATTTCCCGGAGCCGTTCATCGTCTTCCGTACCATCGGCGCCCCGGCCGGCGAACGGTTCGGCGTCGGCGTCATGGACAAGTCCGGGCTGAGCAGCGACTACACCAACCGGGCCCATCCCGGCTACGTGCTCGTGCTGCTGCTCCGCGGGCGCGGCGTCTACCGCACGGCGGAGGGAGACGCATTCGCGCTGGAACCCGGCTCGGTATTCCAGCGCTTCCGGGGCGTGCCGCACACGACCGAGGTCGATCCGTCGAGCAACTGGCTCGAGTGCTTCATCGAACTCGGGGAGTCGGTGGCGGCGCTGCTGGCCAATTACGCCCTGGCCGATCCGGCCGAACCGGTACGGCGCATTTCACCGGTATCCTCGCTCGTCGACCGCTTCACCGGGCTCGGTGAGTCGTTCCGGACCGCCTCCGACGCGGAGCTGCTGCGGCAGCTGCCGTCGATCGTGGAGCTGGCCATGCTCTGTCTCGGGGGAAAGGAGGAGCCGGCGCCGCGCGGCATTCCGCGCGAACTGATCGCGGCGGCCTGCGCGCTGCTCGGCCGCGACTTCCGCCGACCGGTCGACCTCGGGGAGTTCTGCCGCCGAAACGGCTGCGGCTACGAGAACTTCCGCAAACGGTTCAAAGCGGAACTCGGCATCTCGCCGCACCGTTACCGGATCCGGCGCAGGCTCGATGCGGCCTGCGCGCTTCTGATCCGGCCGGAGCTGTCGATCGGCGAGATCGCCGAACGGCTCGGCTACGCGTCGCAGTATGAATTCTCCGCCCAGTTCAAACGCTATATGGGCTGCCCGCCCTCCGGTTACCGCCAGTAA
- a CDS encoding LacI family DNA-binding transcriptional regulator, whose protein sequence is MEPEGKRASLSDIAKEAGVDASTVSLVLNRKPLAERLRPETRRRIIEIAEKLRYRPSAAARSLRTGRSGMIGMVVGDIASLFYSELTATALANAERNGRRLIVSATEWSKEKELKALENLLAAGVDGIIFLPGSLSEEHPLFRTIRSERIPLVTFDRKLPGTPAVHCDYRRGFAEAVARLAARHRRIGYLGARGEISNKIPSFREACSACGCEGIVCEFEGDDFSNFKLEPALFLGDGAPKAWLVGAGEASIYLLNHLLRQGIGIPGEIELVGTSVPRIGELCTPSVSHVELDCSALMRAAFELLGGGEEREIFVPTGFRPLGSCR, encoded by the coding sequence GTGGAACCGGAAGGAAAACGGGCGTCGTTGTCCGATATTGCAAAGGAGGCCGGGGTCGATGCCTCGACCGTGTCGCTGGTGCTGAACCGGAAGCCGCTGGCCGAACGCCTGCGGCCGGAGACCCGGCGGCGGATCATCGAAATCGCCGAAAAGCTGCGTTACCGCCCGTCTGCGGCGGCACGGAGTCTGCGCACGGGGCGCAGCGGCATGATCGGCATGGTTGTCGGTGACATCGCTTCGCTTTTTTACTCCGAACTGACCGCGACGGCCCTGGCGAACGCCGAAAGGAACGGCAGGCGGCTCATCGTCTCCGCGACCGAGTGGTCGAAGGAGAAGGAGCTCAAGGCGCTCGAGAACCTGCTCGCGGCCGGAGTTGACGGCATCATCTTCCTGCCGGGCAGCCTTTCGGAAGAGCATCCGCTGTTCCGGACGATCCGGAGCGAACGGATTCCGCTCGTCACCTTCGACCGCAAACTGCCCGGAACTCCCGCCGTGCATTGCGATTACCGCCGCGGCTTCGCGGAGGCCGTGGCGCGGCTGGCCGCCCGCCATCGCCGCATCGGCTACCTCGGCGCGCGGGGCGAGATTTCGAACAAAATCCCGTCCTTCCGCGAGGCGTGTTCCGCCTGCGGCTGCGAGGGGATCGTCTGTGAGTTCGAGGGAGACGATTTTTCGAATTTCAAGCTGGAGCCGGCGCTTTTTCTGGGGGACGGCGCGCCGAAGGCGTGGCTGGTCGGCGCAGGGGAGGCGTCGATTTATCTGCTGAACCATCTGCTGCGGCAGGGGATCGGAATCCCCGGGGAGATCGAGCTGGTCGGGACGAGCGTTCCGCGGATCGGGGAGCTCTGCACTCCCTCCGTCAGCCATGTCGAGCTGGACTGTTCCGCCCTCATGCGCGCGGCGTTCGAATTGCTCGGCGGCGGCGAAGAGCGCGAAATCTTCGTGCCGACCGGTTTCCGGCCGCTCGGAAGCTGCCGGTAG
- a CDS encoding glycoside hydrolase family 2 TIM barrel-domain containing protein — MKLFDCKSVRLWEKPLATSINRLRSRSTLFPFPDEQQAKKVSFEPFDCPQIMNLNGEWKFRCLACPEQVEEAFTGERFDDSGWDGITVPGNWTMQGYDKPHYTNVQMPWPHQPPFVPKENPTGVYRRTFEVDASLAGRRFVLHFSGVESCFFVYVNGVEVGMSKDSRTCAEFDVTPFVRTGENSLAVIVIRWSDGSVLEDQDHWWMAGIYRDVYLYHTAPQYIADVFARTKLVNDYTDGVLELQVDAGFSCEIHPEGYTAVVRLYDSAGNMVFDEPETVEFVVNKGIPVGFRKIAVPAPALWSAETPNLYRLTVTLLDPEKRVVEATGCDIGFKSVELKGGNILVNGQPVKFFGVNRHDFDPVHGKTVPFELMRRDVELMKSFNFNAVRTCHYPNDPRFCSLCDHYGLYVIDETNIECHAFYDFITDDPEWLPAMMERVTRMVVRDKNHPCVFEWSLGNESGMGANFGAMAGWIRRYDPTRLVHYEGAMRRHIWEREGEEWGAWATLEGLNAEISDSICPMYASFDSIDQYLAHNDPRPFIMCEYTHAMGNSNGSLVHYFELFRRERRMQGGFIWDWVDQGIEKSDAKGRKFYAYGGDFGDFPNDFDFCCNGMIWPDRVPHPSMFEFKYLAKPFTIRAAELSAGVFELVNYHYFKTLDELAFSYRIEVDGEVVDRGTLELPSVMPQSQARFTVPWHLPELGRNQEAFIIFTAAQKSAAPWAEAGFEVGHEQFKLELPPPAGAASALPAAKLERSGDTVAVGDSVLVFGAAGVPESWKFRGVELLAAAPAEQFLRGATDNDAIRCFIHTDERKVGFRWLEVYGLDGLEAESSPAEFRMENGVFTAESAAVYTAKNKAKLTVKRSLALLETGALAVNLEFDVPPELDDLPRLGWSIALPAGFENFTFFGNGPHENYCDRRAGSLVSLYRQTVTEQYVPYILPQECGNHTAVRFAAVDNGVAGLLAVAPQGMECSALHFTPADFLAANHTNELEARPETCFNLDLGQRGLGTHSCGEDTRPRYRIHSGTHRFGFCLMPFAVQERVEKLARQL, encoded by the coding sequence ATGAAATTGTTCGATTGCAAATCGGTCCGGCTCTGGGAGAAGCCGCTCGCCACGAGCATCAACCGTCTGCGCAGCCGCTCCACGCTGTTTCCGTTCCCGGACGAGCAGCAGGCGAAAAAGGTGTCGTTCGAGCCGTTCGACTGTCCGCAGATCATGAATCTGAACGGCGAATGGAAGTTCCGCTGTCTGGCCTGTCCCGAGCAGGTCGAGGAGGCGTTCACCGGCGAGCGTTTCGACGACTCCGGCTGGGACGGGATCACCGTTCCCGGCAACTGGACCATGCAGGGGTATGACAAGCCGCATTATACGAACGTTCAGATGCCGTGGCCGCACCAGCCTCCCTTCGTCCCGAAGGAGAATCCGACCGGTGTCTACCGGCGCACGTTCGAGGTTGACGCATCGCTCGCCGGACGCCGTTTCGTGCTGCATTTCAGCGGTGTCGAAAGCTGCTTCTTCGTCTATGTGAACGGCGTCGAGGTCGGCATGTCGAAGGATTCGCGCACCTGCGCCGAATTCGACGTTACCCCGTTCGTCCGCACCGGCGAAAACTCGCTCGCCGTCATCGTGATCCGCTGGTCCGACGGCAGCGTCCTCGAGGATCAGGACCACTGGTGGATGGCCGGCATCTACCGGGACGTCTATCTGTATCACACCGCGCCGCAGTACATCGCCGACGTGTTCGCCAGGACGAAGCTCGTGAACGATTACACCGACGGCGTTCTCGAGCTTCAGGTCGATGCCGGTTTTTCCTGCGAGATCCACCCCGAGGGCTACACCGCGGTTGTCCGCCTCTACGATTCGGCCGGGAACATGGTGTTCGACGAGCCCGAGACCGTCGAATTCGTCGTGAACAAGGGGATTCCGGTCGGGTTCCGGAAAATCGCCGTTCCGGCCCCGGCCCTCTGGTCCGCCGAAACGCCGAATCTGTACCGGCTGACCGTGACGCTGCTTGATCCGGAAAAGAGAGTCGTCGAAGCGACCGGGTGCGACATCGGCTTCAAGTCGGTCGAGCTTAAGGGCGGCAACATCCTCGTGAACGGGCAGCCGGTCAAATTCTTCGGCGTGAACCGGCACGACTTCGACCCGGTTCACGGCAAAACCGTTCCGTTCGAGCTGATGCGCCGCGACGTCGAGCTGATGAAATCCTTCAATTTCAACGCCGTGCGCACCTGCCACTACCCGAACGACCCGCGTTTCTGCTCGCTCTGCGACCACTACGGACTCTATGTCATCGACGAGACGAACATCGAGTGCCACGCCTTCTACGACTTCATCACCGACGACCCCGAATGGCTGCCGGCCATGATGGAGCGGGTGACGCGCATGGTCGTCCGCGACAAGAACCATCCGTGCGTTTTCGAGTGGTCGCTCGGCAACGAATCCGGCATGGGGGCTAACTTCGGCGCGATGGCCGGCTGGATTCGCCGCTACGACCCGACCCGCCTCGTTCACTATGAAGGCGCCATGCGCAGGCATATCTGGGAGCGCGAAGGAGAAGAGTGGGGCGCGTGGGCGACGCTCGAAGGGCTCAACGCCGAAATCAGCGACTCGATCTGCCCGATGTATGCGTCGTTCGATTCGATCGACCAGTATCTGGCCCACAACGATCCGCGCCCGTTCATCATGTGCGAATACACGCATGCGATGGGCAACAGCAACGGGTCGCTCGTCCACTATTTCGAGTTGTTCCGCCGCGAGCGCCGCATGCAGGGGGGCTTCATCTGGGACTGGGTCGACCAGGGCATCGAAAAGAGCGATGCGAAGGGGCGGAAATTCTACGCCTACGGCGGCGATTTCGGCGATTTTCCGAACGACTTCGATTTCTGCTGCAACGGCATGATCTGGCCGGACCGCGTGCCGCACCCGTCGATGTTCGAATTCAAATATCTCGCCAAGCCGTTCACGATCCGCGCCGCGGAGCTGTCGGCCGGAGTGTTCGAGCTGGTGAACTATCACTATTTCAAGACGCTGGACGAACTCGCCTTCTCGTACCGCATCGAGGTGGACGGCGAGGTCGTCGACCGGGGGACGCTCGAACTGCCGTCCGTTATGCCGCAGTCGCAGGCCCGCTTCACGGTGCCGTGGCATCTGCCGGAGCTCGGCCGCAACCAGGAGGCGTTCATCATCTTCACTGCCGCGCAGAAATCGGCTGCGCCCTGGGCGGAGGCCGGTTTCGAGGTCGGGCATGAGCAGTTCAAGCTCGAGCTGCCGCCTCCGGCAGGAGCGGCTTCGGCTCTGCCGGCTGCGAAGCTCGAACGCTCCGGCGATACGGTCGCCGTCGGCGATTCGGTTCTCGTTTTCGGCGCCGCCGGCGTTCCCGAGTCATGGAAGTTCCGCGGCGTTGAACTGCTGGCGGCCGCGCCGGCCGAGCAGTTCCTGCGCGGCGCGACCGACAACGACGCGATCCGCTGCTTCATCCATACCGATGAGCGCAAGGTCGGCTTCCGCTGGCTTGAGGTCTACGGGCTTGACGGACTCGAAGCGGAGTCCTCCCCTGCGGAATTCCGGATGGAGAACGGCGTCTTTACGGCCGAATCCGCCGCCGTCTATACCGCGAAGAACAAGGCGAAACTGACCGTGAAGCGTTCGCTCGCGCTGCTCGAGACCGGAGCGCTCGCCGTCAATCTCGAATTCGATGTGCCGCCCGAACTCGACGACCTGCCGCGCCTCGGCTGGAGCATCGCCCTGCCGGCCGGTTTCGAGAACTTCACGTTTTTCGGCAACGGTCCGCACGAAAACTACTGCGACCGCCGTGCCGGAAGCCTCGTGTCGCTCTACAGACAGACCGTGACGGAACAGTATGTGCCGTATATTCTGCCGCAGGAGTGCGGCAATCACACCGCCGTTCGCTTTGCGGCCGTCGACAACGGCGTCGCCGGACTGCTCGCCGTCGCGCCGCAGGGGATGGAGTGCTCGGCACTTCATTTCACTCCGGCGGACTTCCTGGCGGCGAACCATACGAACGAGCTCGAAGCGCGGCCCGAAACCTGCTTCAACCTCGATCTCGGTCAGCGCGGACTCGGCACTCACAGCTGCGGTGAAGACACCCGGCCCCGTTACCGGATTCACTCCGGCACGCACCGGTTCGGCTTCTGCCTGATGCCCTTTGCCGTTCAGGAACGGGTGGAGAAGCTGGCCCGCCAGCTCTGA